A region from the Cryptosporangium arvum DSM 44712 genome encodes:
- a CDS encoding multicopper oxidase family protein: MKRRRFLGLTGAAAGAIALGGCAAEGSTGEALGSDRPLPAPFRVPLPIPPVKRPARRDTSTDWYEIVQRPADVEILPGVRTRILGYDGVFPGPTIESRSGRRTVVRHLNHTDVPTVVHLHGGHTPADHDGWPTDLVLPRAGGDHHTHHRAGHVTRGRRDYVYPLAQPAATLWYHDHRMDFTGPQVYRGLAGFHLIRDDVEAALPLPDGDRDVPLMITDRAFDADGALKYPAADHAAGTHDDFLEGVLGDVVLVNGAPWPELEVDAVRYRFRVLNASNARRYQLTLDQGATFVQIGSDAGLLAAPIEHRSLTVAPAERFDVIVDFSGFRPGALITMRNPLGRAGAGRVMRFRVARRARDDSTIPAALAEIPRLTPPADAPRRRFAFSRGIVPDGLGGERKGWVINGKPFDPSRVDAAPRLDDVEIWTLSTDLHHPVHVHLSPFQVLSRNGRSPGDFDAGWKDTVDLRPAETVEIAVRFTDYRGRFLLHCHNLEHEDMTMMSTFATK; this comes from the coding sequence GTGAAGCGGCGGCGGTTCCTGGGGCTGACGGGAGCCGCGGCCGGCGCGATCGCACTCGGCGGGTGCGCCGCGGAGGGGTCGACCGGCGAGGCGCTCGGCAGCGACCGGCCACTCCCGGCCCCGTTCCGGGTCCCGCTCCCGATCCCTCCGGTGAAACGCCCGGCCCGCCGGGACACCAGCACGGACTGGTACGAGATCGTCCAGCGCCCGGCCGACGTCGAGATCCTGCCCGGCGTCCGCACGCGGATCCTCGGCTACGACGGGGTCTTCCCCGGCCCCACGATCGAGTCACGCAGCGGCCGGCGCACGGTGGTGCGTCACCTGAACCACACGGACGTGCCGACGGTCGTCCACCTCCACGGTGGGCACACCCCGGCCGACCACGACGGCTGGCCCACCGACCTCGTGCTCCCCCGCGCCGGGGGCGACCACCACACCCATCACCGGGCCGGCCACGTCACCCGGGGCCGACGCGACTACGTCTATCCGCTCGCCCAACCGGCCGCGACGCTCTGGTACCACGACCACCGGATGGACTTCACCGGTCCGCAGGTCTACCGCGGCCTGGCCGGCTTCCACCTGATCCGCGACGACGTCGAAGCCGCGCTCCCGCTCCCCGACGGCGACCGGGACGTCCCGCTGATGATCACCGACCGGGCCTTCGACGCCGACGGCGCCCTGAAATACCCCGCCGCCGACCATGCGGCGGGCACGCACGACGACTTCCTCGAGGGAGTCCTCGGCGACGTCGTGCTGGTCAACGGCGCACCCTGGCCCGAACTCGAGGTCGACGCCGTCCGCTACCGCTTCCGCGTGCTCAACGCATCGAACGCCCGCCGCTACCAACTCACCCTCGACCAGGGCGCCACGTTCGTCCAGATCGGATCCGACGCCGGTCTGCTCGCGGCGCCGATCGAGCACCGCAGCCTCACGGTCGCACCGGCCGAACGCTTCGACGTGATCGTCGACTTCAGCGGCTTCCGCCCGGGCGCACTGATCACGATGCGCAACCCGCTCGGCCGCGCCGGTGCCGGCCGGGTCATGCGTTTCCGGGTCGCCCGACGCGCCCGGGACGACTCGACGATCCCGGCCGCGCTCGCGGAGATCCCGCGGCTCACCCCACCGGCGGACGCCCCGAGGCGGCGTTTCGCGTTCAGCCGCGGCATCGTCCCCGACGGCCTCGGCGGGGAGCGCAAAGGCTGGGTGATCAACGGCAAACCCTTCGATCCGAGCCGCGTCGACGCCGCTCCCCGCCTGGACGACGTAGAGATCTGGACGCTCTCCACCGATCTGCACCACCCGGTGCACGTCCACCTCTCGCCGTTCCAGGTGCTCTCCCGAAACGGCCGCTCCCCCGGCGACTTCGACGCCGGGTGGAAGGACACAGTCGACCTACGGCCGGCGGAGACCGTCGAGATAGCAGTGCGTTTCACCGACTACCGCGGACGGTTCCTGCTGCACTGCCACAACCTCGAACACGAAGACATGACGATGATGTCTACTTTCGCGACAAAGTGA
- a CDS encoding helix-turn-helix transcriptional regulator, which yields MLLAVLEPGPLHGYAVIEALRQRSGGRFDLPTGTVYPALRALERAGYLSGSWSTVGGRKRRTYALTGSGRHALSAERTDWRDFSRALNATLAGEA from the coding sequence ATGCTGCTGGCCGTCCTCGAGCCCGGACCGCTGCACGGCTACGCGGTGATCGAGGCGCTCCGGCAGCGTTCCGGCGGTCGCTTCGACCTGCCCACCGGCACCGTGTACCCGGCGCTCCGCGCACTCGAGCGGGCCGGCTACCTGTCCGGCAGCTGGAGCACGGTCGGTGGCCGCAAACGGCGCACCTACGCGCTCACCGGTTCCGGCCGCCACGCGCTGTCGGCCGAGCGCACGGACTGGCGTGACTTCAGCCGGGCCCTCAACGCGACGCTGGCGGGTGAAGCATGA
- a CDS encoding permease prefix domain 1-containing protein: protein MSAVVDDLRARLRGPHGVRKELLREVEDGLRDAAEAYEQAGLPPAEAARKAADEFGDPAELAPLYQAELDASRGRRAALLIALAYPTLTLAWDALWRYTSVGDGASPDGVATVAGALDTGSYGAAIAAAVAIPLYGRASATTARRLTVGIGFLGWLSLLLILATSIWMAQASGDHAVREFESNVPSMLVVGLTVAASLAIASTATLAVSRWWVPRAAR from the coding sequence ATGAGTGCGGTCGTCGACGATCTGCGAGCTCGCCTCCGCGGCCCGCACGGCGTCCGCAAGGAGCTGTTGCGGGAGGTGGAGGACGGCCTGCGTGACGCCGCCGAGGCCTACGAGCAAGCCGGCCTGCCACCGGCCGAAGCAGCCAGGAAGGCCGCGGACGAATTCGGCGACCCCGCCGAGCTGGCACCGCTCTACCAGGCCGAACTCGACGCCAGCCGGGGACGCCGCGCGGCGCTGCTGATCGCGCTGGCCTATCCGACGCTGACGTTGGCCTGGGACGCACTCTGGCGGTACACGAGCGTCGGCGACGGCGCGTCCCCGGACGGTGTGGCCACCGTGGCGGGAGCGCTCGACACCGGTAGTTACGGCGCGGCGATCGCCGCGGCGGTGGCGATTCCGCTGTACGGCCGCGCCTCGGCCACCACCGCGCGGCGGCTCACGGTCGGTATCGGGTTCCTGGGCTGGCTCTCGCTCCTGCTCATCCTGGCGACGTCGATCTGGATGGCCCAGGCGAGCGGCGACCACGCGGTGCGCGAGTTCGAGTCGAACGTGCCGAGCATGCTCGTCGTGGGGCTGACCGTGGCCGCGTCGCTGGCCATCGCGAGTACGGCGACGCTCGCGGTCAGCCGCTGGTGGGTACCGCGCGCTGCCCGTTGA
- a CDS encoding adenylyltransferase/cytidyltransferase family protein, with the protein MPDLPRAGLHLRWFAHPSGSGRPVVVTGAFDVLHVGHLRFLQAARTMGSLLLVGVEADNRVSAWKGPGRPINTDVERAEMLAALRPVDGVFLVQGGPDVKDPEAYVELLRPLDPAVLAFTQGDPFAVEKHRSARLLDAAAVEVPLVPERSTSAVLNGQRAVPTSG; encoded by the coding sequence ATGCCCGACTTGCCACGGGCGGGGCTCCATCTCCGTTGGTTCGCGCACCCGTCCGGCTCCGGCCGCCCGGTCGTCGTCACCGGCGCTTTCGACGTGCTCCACGTCGGCCACCTGCGGTTTCTCCAGGCTGCTCGCACCATGGGCAGCCTGCTGCTGGTCGGCGTCGAGGCCGACAACCGGGTTTCGGCCTGGAAGGGGCCGGGTCGCCCGATCAACACCGACGTCGAGCGGGCCGAGATGCTCGCCGCGCTCCGTCCGGTCGACGGTGTGTTCCTCGTCCAGGGCGGGCCCGACGTGAAGGACCCGGAGGCCTACGTCGAGTTGCTGCGCCCGCTGGACCCGGCCGTACTGGCGTTCACCCAGGGTGATCCGTTCGCGGTGGAGAAGCACCGGTCGGCCCGGTTGCTCGACGCGGCCGCGGTCGAGGTGCCGCTGGTGCCGGAGCGGTCGACGAGCGCGGTGCTCAACGGGCAGCGCGCGGTACCCACCAGCGGCTGA
- a CDS encoding STAS domain-containing protein, with product MVEDEIWRLDVSVVDGTAWLRPQGDLDMETSPSLIRAAQREFAGGARRVVVDLSQITFVDSSGIGALVTLWRTIGESPGAFAISAPSRAAQSVLATTGIDGLIERVDSLAAPQGQV from the coding sequence GTGGTCGAGGACGAGATCTGGCGGCTGGACGTCTCGGTCGTAGACGGTACGGCCTGGCTGCGTCCGCAGGGCGACCTCGACATGGAGACCTCCCCGTCCCTGATCCGAGCCGCTCAGCGCGAATTCGCCGGCGGTGCACGGCGGGTCGTGGTGGATCTGTCGCAGATCACGTTCGTGGACTCGTCCGGTATCGGCGCCCTGGTCACGCTCTGGCGGACGATCGGCGAGTCCCCGGGAGCCTTCGCGATCTCGGCGCCGTCCCGGGCCGCTCAGTCGGTGCTGGCGACCACCGGTATCGACGGGCTGATCGAGCGGGTCGACTCGCTGGCCGCGCCCCAGGGCCAGGTCTGA
- a CDS encoding PP2C family protein-serine/threonine phosphatase produces the protein MFEQPVRYVAQTPLGPLDDSTLLATARERAAYLADASKQLAGSLNPDRTLRRALHVTVPAVADWAQILMPTRTGVRYTAVRADEPDRFVSEEGARPPLGELSGHGRILTTGRYELMHVLADGHVPDIVAATVPVGELRNGLLGLRPADLLVLPLTARGTTFGTLTLARRAGRGFENEDVAVAVEITGRIAIALDTARVYAEQAHVAEVLAASLRAPELPETPGLAIGARMRAAMHAAEIGGDFFDVFGDPGDWSVLLGDVAGKGAEAAILTGQARHTVRGAAFFDRRPAELLRVLNSALFAGADRAQPATRFLTALSARVTTRPDGSASVRIASAGHPRPLVVRTSGVVEEVPVKGLLCGALRTAEYTEVEQELAPGDMMLLFTDGVPDAVGSDGRFGLGRLSQLAAGYAGSGPHALAEAVDIAVAEYSGAGLAPTDDVAVLAFGGVRQ, from the coding sequence ATGTTCGAGCAGCCAGTGCGGTACGTGGCCCAGACCCCGCTGGGTCCGCTTGACGACTCCACACTCCTGGCCACGGCGCGTGAGCGCGCCGCCTATCTGGCCGACGCGAGCAAGCAACTCGCCGGGTCGCTCAACCCCGACCGGACGCTCCGCCGTGCACTGCACGTGACGGTCCCGGCCGTGGCCGACTGGGCCCAGATCCTGATGCCGACGCGCACCGGCGTGCGTTACACCGCCGTGCGTGCGGACGAGCCCGACCGATTCGTGAGCGAGGAAGGCGCTCGCCCCCCGCTGGGCGAGCTCTCCGGCCACGGACGCATTCTCACGACCGGCCGCTACGAGCTGATGCACGTGCTCGCGGACGGGCACGTTCCCGACATCGTCGCCGCGACCGTGCCCGTGGGCGAGCTGCGCAACGGCCTGCTCGGGCTGCGCCCGGCCGACCTGCTGGTGCTGCCGCTCACCGCCCGGGGCACGACGTTCGGCACGCTCACGCTGGCCCGCCGGGCCGGTCGCGGCTTCGAGAACGAGGACGTGGCGGTCGCGGTCGAGATCACCGGCCGGATCGCGATCGCGCTGGACACCGCCCGGGTCTACGCCGAGCAGGCCCACGTGGCTGAGGTGCTGGCGGCCAGCCTCCGGGCACCGGAGCTACCCGAGACGCCCGGACTGGCGATCGGTGCGCGGATGCGTGCCGCGATGCACGCCGCCGAGATCGGCGGGGACTTCTTCGACGTGTTCGGCGATCCGGGCGACTGGTCGGTGCTGCTGGGCGACGTCGCGGGCAAGGGTGCCGAGGCGGCGATCCTCACCGGTCAGGCGCGTCACACCGTGCGGGGTGCCGCGTTCTTCGACCGACGGCCCGCCGAACTGCTGCGTGTCCTCAACTCCGCGCTCTTCGCCGGGGCCGACCGTGCGCAACCGGCCACCCGATTCCTCACCGCGCTCAGCGCCCGGGTCACGACCAGGCCCGACGGAAGCGCGTCGGTGCGGATCGCGTCGGCCGGGCACCCGAGGCCGCTGGTCGTGCGCACCTCGGGCGTCGTCGAAGAAGTGCCGGTGAAGGGCCTGCTCTGCGGAGCGCTCCGGACGGCCGAGTACACCGAGGTCGAGCAGGAACTGGCCCCCGGCGACATGATGCTGCTGTTCACCGACGGTGTGCCGGATGCCGTCGGCTCCGACGGCCGGTTCGGGCTCGGCCGCCTCTCCCAGCTCGCCGCCGGCTACGCCGGGAGCGGGCCGCACGCGCTGGCCGAGGCCGTGGACATCGCGGTCGCGGAGTACAGCGGTGCCGGGCTCGCGCCCACCGACGACGTCGCCGTGTTGGCGTTCGGAGGAGTCCGGCAGTGA
- a CDS encoding cobalamin B12-binding domain-containing protein: MTYVSDEARENFAKALDAADRRLAVELVSELLNDGVDPLDLLLDLITPAQQIVGERWQSGEYTVAQEHAATAVSEAAVGTVGAWIPEAEQPVGYAVVACAEREWHALAARIVTESLRHLGWRTTYLGASTPAHHLAGYLHRLDPDVVAVSCSMPAALPAARRIIEAASEAGIPTLAGGRAFGRGPSRALALGASGWAASPREAAGVLTELRPIVEPVPALAHAGADEQAELLLRNRELAARVLKEWLVALEGIGADCLAGLDAEADYAVDHALHALAAALLTDDVTVLVEGREWLTTLLAARGCHADAVPQLWTVLSRVAGSQLPVASKLLGQAGA, encoded by the coding sequence GTGACGTACGTCAGCGACGAGGCCAGGGAGAACTTCGCCAAGGCCCTCGACGCTGCCGACCGACGCCTGGCCGTCGAGCTGGTCAGTGAGCTGCTCAACGACGGGGTCGACCCGCTCGATCTGCTGCTCGACCTGATCACGCCGGCCCAGCAGATCGTCGGCGAACGCTGGCAGAGCGGCGAGTACACGGTTGCCCAGGAGCACGCGGCCACCGCGGTCAGCGAGGCCGCCGTGGGCACCGTCGGCGCCTGGATCCCGGAGGCGGAGCAGCCGGTCGGGTACGCGGTCGTCGCCTGCGCCGAGCGGGAGTGGCACGCGCTCGCCGCCCGGATCGTGACCGAGTCGCTGCGCCACCTCGGCTGGCGGACCACCTACCTCGGCGCCTCCACTCCGGCGCACCACCTCGCCGGGTACCTGCACCGCCTCGACCCGGACGTCGTCGCGGTGAGCTGCTCGATGCCGGCCGCGCTGCCGGCGGCTCGGCGCATCATCGAAGCCGCGTCCGAAGCCGGTATACCGACGCTGGCTGGTGGCCGGGCGTTCGGCCGCGGACCGTCCCGGGCGCTCGCGCTGGGCGCCAGCGGTTGGGCGGCGTCGCCGCGGGAAGCAGCGGGCGTGCTGACCGAGCTCCGCCCGATCGTGGAGCCGGTACCGGCGCTCGCCCACGCCGGCGCCGACGAGCAGGCCGAACTGCTGCTGCGTAACCGGGAACTCGCGGCCCGCGTGCTGAAGGAGTGGCTGGTCGCGCTCGAGGGAATCGGAGCGGACTGCCTGGCCGGCCTGGACGCCGAAGCGGACTACGCCGTCGACCACGCGTTGCACGCCCTCGCCGCCGCCCTCCTCACCGACGACGTGACCGTCCTGGTCGAGGGGCGCGAGTGGCTGACGACGCTCCTGGCCGCGCGTGGCTGTCACGCGGACGCTGTTCCGCAGCTCTGGACGGTGCTGTCCCGGGTCGCGGGGAGCCAGCTGCCGGTCGCCTCGAAGCTACTGGGCCAAGCGGGAGCCTAG
- a CDS encoding GNAT family N-acetyltransferase, translating into MIPSALDLHALDTDEARAIQDELFGLYARIYADQLSDPFYSEERFAERFAGHSGRPGFELVTGRVAGELIGYAYGGPLPPRTQWWNGLREPVPAEQLDEDGARTFALNEIMVTQDWRRRGIARTLHDALLAERPERRATLLVDPGNTPARTAYLSWGWQLLGHLQPFPDAPVYDALIVDLPLRHVAAG; encoded by the coding sequence ATGATCCCATCCGCACTGGATCTGCACGCCCTCGATACCGATGAGGCTCGAGCGATTCAAGACGAGCTGTTCGGGTTGTACGCGCGGATCTACGCCGACCAGCTCAGCGACCCGTTCTACTCCGAGGAGAGATTCGCCGAGCGGTTCGCCGGTCACTCCGGTCGCCCGGGTTTCGAGCTGGTGACCGGCCGGGTCGCCGGCGAGCTGATCGGCTACGCCTACGGCGGCCCGCTCCCGCCGCGCACGCAGTGGTGGAACGGCTTGCGTGAGCCGGTGCCCGCCGAGCAGCTCGACGAGGACGGCGCGCGAACGTTCGCGCTGAACGAGATCATGGTGACGCAGGACTGGCGACGTCGGGGGATCGCCAGGACGCTTCACGACGCGCTGCTCGCCGAGCGTCCGGAGCGCCGCGCCACGCTTCTCGTCGATCCGGGGAACACTCCGGCCCGAACCGCGTACCTGTCTTGGGGGTGGCAGCTGCTCGGACACCTGCAGCCGTTCCCGGACGCACCGGTGTACGACGCCCTGATCGTCGACCTTCCGCTACGCCACGTCGCTGCCGGGTGA
- a CDS encoding helix-turn-helix domain-containing protein, whose translation MARESSEHNPAPRVCAHCGGRLRRDNTNTLCDPCQRSAHTVELLAPVLPLDFWAEPEMRAALADHDLGKVSQLYRARTPIRRQHMVAELVGFSQAHISRIERGLCEIRLDTVLRFVQGLRIPPHLVDPIGAPYLDGSTAPELPTTVPTHAGHEVGDNMRRRSVLKGLTGAAALVGFSLAGDEDEEALANDDFGRVGEAHAAQLEDAPKHLYNLDYRYGGDTLCDQAAAQLRRANKLLNRGQYSEKVGQRLQVATGELGICAGWLAFDAGRQDQARYCYTEALAAARMANDANLEVHALANMSMQAVALDRPREGLHMAQAAQRVAEQISTPTMDSLLAMREARAWAKLNDGPAARRAMVRARDAFEQRSDDEEKPVWIAFFDEVELAGNEGMCELDTGRANKAASFLELARGKQREGMVRNKSLYTVRLAFATLARRDVTRAIEIGEEALGMVVNEVTSTRTLNELRAFRRQLAQVSTSTAARTFMARFDSTVVA comes from the coding sequence ATGGCCCGTGAGTCGTCCGAGCACAACCCCGCTCCCCGGGTGTGCGCCCACTGCGGGGGGCGACTTCGCCGCGACAACACCAACACGCTGTGTGACCCGTGCCAGCGGAGCGCGCACACTGTCGAGCTTCTCGCGCCCGTGCTCCCGCTCGATTTCTGGGCCGAACCGGAGATGCGCGCGGCGCTCGCCGATCACGACCTCGGCAAGGTCTCGCAGCTCTATCGCGCACGTACACCGATCCGGCGCCAACACATGGTCGCCGAGCTCGTCGGTTTTTCGCAGGCCCACATCTCGCGAATCGAACGCGGACTCTGCGAGATCCGCCTCGATACCGTATTGCGTTTCGTGCAGGGCCTACGTATTCCGCCGCACCTGGTAGACCCCATCGGTGCTCCATACCTCGACGGATCAACGGCGCCCGAATTGCCAACTACCGTCCCTACTCATGCAGGGCATGAAGTAGGAGACAACATGCGACGTAGAAGTGTGCTGAAAGGACTGACCGGCGCGGCCGCGCTGGTGGGGTTCTCGCTCGCGGGTGACGAAGACGAAGAAGCACTCGCGAACGACGATTTCGGCCGCGTCGGCGAAGCGCACGCCGCGCAGTTGGAAGATGCTCCGAAGCATCTGTACAACCTCGACTATCGCTACGGCGGCGACACGCTCTGTGATCAAGCCGCCGCCCAGCTGCGCCGCGCGAACAAGCTCCTCAACCGCGGGCAGTACAGCGAGAAGGTCGGCCAGCGTCTGCAGGTCGCCACCGGCGAACTCGGTATCTGCGCCGGCTGGCTCGCGTTCGACGCGGGACGTCAGGACCAGGCCCGCTACTGCTACACCGAAGCGCTGGCCGCGGCCCGGATGGCGAACGACGCGAACCTCGAAGTCCACGCGCTGGCCAACATGAGCATGCAGGCGGTGGCGCTCGACCGGCCGCGCGAGGGTCTGCACATGGCCCAGGCCGCGCAACGGGTCGCCGAGCAGATCTCGACGCCGACGATGGACTCCCTGCTCGCCATGCGTGAGGCCCGCGCCTGGGCGAAGCTCAACGACGGTCCCGCCGCCCGGCGTGCGATGGTCCGCGCCCGTGACGCTTTCGAGCAGCGCAGCGACGACGAGGAGAAGCCGGTCTGGATCGCGTTCTTCGACGAGGTCGAGTTGGCCGGCAACGAGGGTATGTGCGAGCTCGACACCGGTCGGGCCAACAAGGCCGCGTCGTTCCTGGAACTCGCCCGCGGTAAGCAGCGCGAGGGCATGGTTCGGAACAAGTCTCTGTATACCGTTCGGCTGGCCTTCGCTACGCTCGCTCGCAGGGACGTGACGCGCGCCATCGAGATCGGTGAGGAGGCGTTGGGCATGGTCGTGAACGAAGTGACGAGCACCCGCACCCTCAACGAGCTCCGGGCGTTCCGGCGTCAGCTGGCTCAGGTCAGCACCTCCACCGCCGCTCGCACCTTCATGGCGAGGTTCGACTCGACGGTCGTTGCGTGA
- the mtnA gene encoding S-methyl-5-thioribose-1-phosphate isomerase, with the protein MSSTESLRSTPPTGDVPATFSPDQRTVDWADGAVELIDQTALPAVERLLRLETVEDVVDAIQRLAVRGAPAIGVAGGLGVALAVRTLPEPSAAIRALRDARPTAVNLARAVDRVAAVVPDGADAVLAEALAIRDEEIASSDSMAAYGVELISELCAAQPRLLTHCNTGGLATVTGGTALGVVFALHRAGLLGGVVASETRPLLQGARLTTWELGRAGVPFRLAVDGAGAYLMARGEVDAVIIGADRICANGDVVNKIGSYAHALGAARAGIPFVVVAPESTVDPATRTGAEVEIEDRGGAEVSGFGVAAANPAFDVTPFDLVTAVVTDRRVVRFAAGQTWDDVPLGPLRSFS; encoded by the coding sequence GTGAGCAGCACCGAATCGCTTCGATCCACGCCGCCGACCGGCGACGTTCCCGCTACCTTCTCTCCCGACCAGCGCACCGTCGACTGGGCCGACGGCGCCGTCGAGCTCATCGACCAGACCGCGTTGCCTGCCGTCGAGCGACTGCTCCGGCTGGAGACGGTCGAGGACGTCGTCGACGCGATCCAGCGCCTCGCGGTGCGTGGGGCGCCGGCGATCGGCGTCGCCGGTGGGCTCGGCGTCGCGCTGGCGGTACGTACGCTGCCCGAGCCGAGTGCCGCGATCCGGGCGCTGCGTGACGCCCGGCCGACCGCGGTGAACCTCGCGCGCGCCGTCGACCGGGTCGCCGCGGTGGTGCCGGACGGGGCCGACGCCGTGCTCGCCGAGGCGCTCGCGATCCGCGACGAGGAGATCGCCAGCAGCGACTCGATGGCTGCGTACGGCGTCGAGCTGATCTCCGAGCTCTGCGCCGCGCAACCGCGCCTGTTGACGCACTGCAACACCGGCGGGCTGGCGACGGTGACCGGCGGCACCGCGCTCGGGGTGGTGTTCGCCCTGCACCGGGCCGGTCTGCTGGGCGGGGTGGTGGCCAGCGAGACGCGCCCGCTGCTGCAGGGCGCACGGCTCACCACGTGGGAGCTCGGTCGGGCCGGGGTCCCGTTCCGGCTCGCGGTGGACGGCGCGGGCGCCTACCTGATGGCGCGGGGTGAGGTCGACGCGGTGATCATCGGCGCCGACCGGATCTGCGCCAACGGCGACGTCGTCAACAAGATCGGTTCGTACGCGCACGCGCTGGGCGCGGCCCGGGCCGGTATCCCGTTCGTCGTGGTCGCGCCGGAATCCACGGTGGACCCGGCCACCCGCACCGGTGCCGAGGTCGAGATCGAGGACCGCGGGGGCGCCGAGGTGTCGGGGTTCGGGGTGGCCGCGGCCAACCCGGCCTTCGACGTCACGCCCTTCGACCTGGTCACCGCAGTGGTCACCGACCGCAGGGTGGTACGGTTCGCCGCCGGCCAGACCTGGGACGACGTACCGCTAGGACCGCTGCGGAGTTTCTCGTGA
- a CDS encoding thiamine pyrophosphate-dependent dehydrogenase E1 component subunit alpha — protein sequence MIQLLTPDGVRRDDDNFPLDVTHDELRGMYRDMVVTRRVDAEATALQRQGELGLWAPSQGQEAAQVASVRAFAASDMLFPSYREHGVALARGVRPAELLSLFRGASHGGWNITERRLNTYTIVLAAQLLHAVGYAMGVQRDDAREVVGVYFGDGSTSQGDASEAMNWASATDAPVVFCLQNNQYAISVPVGKQSPVPLYRRAEGFGFPGVRVDGNDVLAVLAVTRWAVDRARAGEGPSLIESFTYRMGPHTTSDDPRRYREPGELEHWRALDPIDRLRRHLDAEQLADESFYTSVEEDATTVAAAVREACLGLEPTGPFPVFTAG from the coding sequence GTGATCCAGCTTTTGACCCCGGACGGTGTGCGCCGGGACGACGACAATTTCCCCCTCGACGTCACCCACGACGAGTTGCGCGGCATGTACCGCGACATGGTGGTCACCCGCCGGGTGGACGCCGAGGCCACCGCGCTGCAGCGCCAGGGCGAGCTGGGGCTCTGGGCGCCGAGCCAGGGGCAGGAAGCCGCGCAGGTCGCGTCGGTCCGGGCGTTCGCCGCGTCCGACATGCTGTTCCCCTCGTACCGCGAGCACGGCGTCGCGCTGGCTCGCGGTGTGCGTCCGGCCGAACTGCTCTCGCTGTTTCGCGGTGCGTCGCACGGTGGCTGGAACATCACCGAGCGCCGCCTGAACACGTACACGATCGTGCTGGCGGCCCAGCTGCTGCACGCGGTCGGGTACGCGATGGGCGTCCAGCGTGACGACGCGCGCGAGGTGGTCGGCGTCTACTTCGGGGACGGCTCCACCAGCCAGGGCGACGCCAGCGAGGCGATGAACTGGGCTAGCGCGACCGATGCCCCGGTCGTGTTCTGCCTGCAGAACAACCAGTACGCGATCTCGGTTCCGGTCGGGAAGCAGTCGCCGGTACCGCTCTACCGCCGAGCCGAGGGGTTCGGGTTCCCCGGCGTCCGGGTCGACGGCAACGACGTCCTGGCCGTGCTGGCCGTGACCCGCTGGGCGGTCGATCGCGCACGGGCCGGGGAGGGGCCGAGCCTGATCGAGTCGTTCACGTACCGGATGGGGCCGCACACGACGTCCGACGACCCGCGCCGGTACCGCGAGCCGGGCGAGTTGGAGCACTGGCGTGCGCTCGACCCGATCGATCGGCTACGCCGTCACCTGGACGCCGAGCAGTTGGCCGACGAGTCGTTCTACACCTCGGTCGAGGAGGACGCGACGACGGTGGCCGCGGCGGTGCGAGAGGCGTGTCTGGGACTGGAGCCGACGGGGCCGTTCCCGGTTTTCACGGCCGGGTAG